In Candidatus Saccharibacteria bacterium oral taxon 488, one DNA window encodes the following:
- a CDS encoding ketopantoate reductase: MRYLIYGAGTIGLTYAHLLAVHHDVDVLVSPERYEEVSQGVPLAIKDLRQRDNTYQSTVFYPQCVTSPVGYYDVILVTVNRCQLQSVLPILAKYQPKARWIGFMQNNWNLASEVDQYISPDDYFIAFPSSIGGGRDNNGVKVIIFPTPTRVGGARAGAKLFMQHLKEAGVASSYDARLLDWMKVHYLQQSATAGAIASSGSFSALTHDPGAIRQLIMALRDGMSLCRHQGVAVWRVFPFNVLSMMPLGVATAIMRHALQQPDVVDMVTGHMKHGFNEWLAGYDEVLADGRRLGVLMPAWQAYNPAVQRYKTTIH; the protein is encoded by the coding sequence ATGCGGTACTTAATTTATGGTGCGGGAACAATCGGTCTGACGTATGCACATTTATTAGCGGTACACCATGATGTGGATGTGCTCGTATCGCCTGAGCGGTATGAAGAGGTGTCGCAAGGCGTGCCACTTGCTATAAAGGATTTGCGTCAGCGTGACAATACGTATCAGTCGACGGTATTTTACCCACAGTGTGTCACATCGCCAGTAGGTTATTACGACGTTATATTAGTAACGGTTAATCGCTGTCAACTTCAATCGGTACTGCCGATACTAGCAAAGTATCAGCCGAAGGCTAGGTGGATTGGATTTATGCAAAATAATTGGAATCTGGCCAGTGAGGTTGATCAATATATATCGCCTGATGATTATTTTATTGCCTTCCCTTCCAGTATTGGCGGTGGGCGAGATAATAATGGCGTGAAGGTTATTATATTTCCAACACCGACGCGGGTTGGTGGTGCAAGGGCGGGAGCAAAGTTATTCATGCAGCACTTAAAAGAAGCTGGGGTAGCGAGCAGCTATGATGCTCGTCTGCTTGATTGGATGAAAGTTCATTATCTCCAGCAATCAGCAACTGCTGGCGCCATAGCTAGTAGTGGCAGTTTTTCGGCATTAACGCATGATCCAGGGGCGATTCGTCAGCTAATTATGGCACTTCGTGACGGTATGTCTCTATGTCGTCACCAAGGTGTTGCGGTGTGGCGAGTTTTCCCTTTCAATGTACTATCAATGATGCCGCTAGGGGTAGCTACTGCAATAATGCGGCATGCACTTCAACAGCCCGATGTAGTCGATATGGTAACGGGTCATATGAAGCACGGATTTAACGAATGGCTAGCTGGGTATGATGAAGTATTGGCTGACGGCAGGCGGTTAGGGGTTTTGATGCCGGCATGGCAGGCATATAATCCGGCTGTTCAGCGCTATAAGACAACTATACACTAA
- the sbcB gene encoding exodeoxyribonuclease I: MAQTFFFYDLETSGLNPRQDRIMQFAGQRTDMNLEPIGEPYNLLVTLNDDTLPSPDALMVTGITPQKTVEEGYTEAQFARMLSEEIFTPDTIAVGFNNIRFDDEFIRHLLWRNFHDPYEWSWKDGRSRWDLLDVVRLTRALRPEGINWPLDAKGEPSNRLELITSANGIAHENAHDALADVTALIAVTKLIKQKQPQLYDYLLKMRDKKAVQQLVNVDDKKPFVYASGRYDKEFAKTTVAFPLTTSRNGGVVVYDLRYDPIPFVGLSAEELTKKIFASWEERQAEDFVKLPVKELQYNRCPAVAPLGVLEQGDGWQKISLSTEIVQQHQNILLNHPDFAEKLRSIFENKPAFKKMPDPEAQLYDGFLHDRDRIRVEAVRNADERELADFHPEFQDERLASLLLHYKARNFPRSLSEDDLVQWEAWRAQHLQAQLPQFMASLQRLAPTATDEQQFILQELQLWAEAILPTED, from the coding sequence ATGGCACAGACATTCTTCTTCTACGACCTAGAAACCAGCGGACTGAATCCGCGGCAAGACCGCATCATGCAGTTTGCTGGGCAGCGGACGGACATGAATCTCGAGCCGATTGGTGAGCCGTATAATCTATTGGTGACGCTGAATGATGATACGTTGCCGAGTCCTGATGCACTAATGGTGACGGGTATCACGCCGCAAAAAACGGTTGAAGAAGGTTACACCGAGGCGCAGTTTGCCCGGATGTTGAGCGAGGAGATTTTTACGCCGGACACCATCGCGGTTGGCTTTAATAATATTCGGTTTGACGACGAATTTATTCGTCATTTGTTGTGGCGCAATTTCCATGATCCGTACGAATGGAGCTGGAAGGATGGTCGCTCGCGTTGGGATTTGCTGGATGTGGTGCGATTGACGCGGGCACTGAGGCCGGAAGGAATAAATTGGCCGCTTGATGCTAAGGGTGAGCCCAGCAATCGTTTGGAATTAATCACTAGTGCCAATGGTATTGCTCATGAAAATGCTCATGATGCCTTGGCGGACGTGACAGCGCTGATTGCCGTGACGAAATTGATTAAGCAAAAGCAGCCACAGCTGTATGATTACTTGCTAAAAATGCGTGACAAAAAAGCAGTCCAACAGCTGGTCAACGTGGATGACAAAAAACCGTTTGTTTACGCCAGCGGGCGTTACGACAAAGAGTTCGCCAAAACCACGGTGGCCTTTCCACTGACGACCAGTCGAAACGGCGGTGTGGTCGTCTATGACTTGCGGTATGATCCGATACCGTTTGTTGGGCTGAGTGCGGAGGAATTAACAAAGAAAATCTTTGCGTCGTGGGAGGAGCGGCAGGCTGAGGATTTTGTCAAATTGCCAGTCAAAGAGTTGCAGTACAATCGCTGTCCGGCGGTGGCACCGCTGGGTGTGCTGGAGCAGGGCGATGGCTGGCAGAAAATTTCGCTTAGCACAGAAATTGTCCAACAGCATCAAAATATTTTGCTGAATCACCCAGATTTTGCCGAAAAATTGCGCAGTATTTTTGAAAATAAACCAGCCTTCAAAAAGATGCCCGATCCAGAAGCGCAATTATACGACGGCTTTTTGCATGACCGCGATCGTATCCGTGTCGAAGCGGTGCGCAATGCTGATGAGCGTGAACTAGCTGATTTTCATCCAGAATTCCAGGACGAGCGGCTGGCGTCACTACTGCTGCACTACAAAGCGCGCAACTTTCCGCGCTCGCTCAGCGAAGATGATTTAGTGCAATGGGAAGCATGGCGGGCTCAGCATCTGCAGGCGCAGCTACCGCAGTTTATGGCGTCTCTACAGCGGTTGGCGCCGACAGCGACTGACGAGCAGCAGTTTATCTTGCAGGAATTACAGCTATGGGCGGAGGCGATACTGCCCACTGAGGACTAA
- the obgE gene encoding GTPase ObgE: MFVDTAKVLVRAGKGGNGAVSFRHEKYVDKGGPDGGDGGRGGDVVFLATKDLNTLLNFRYRPELKAENGGDGSKRNKRGKSGSPLVIKVPMGTLVKRDGEVVADLTADQQQAVVARGGDGGFGNAHFTSSTRQAPKMAELGEAGEEFEAELELKLLADVGLVGFPNAGKSTFLSVVSNARPEIANYEFTTLTPNLGVADVDDGSVLIADIPGLIEGASEGKGLGDQFLRHVERTAVLLHMIDAYSDDPAEKYQTIRRELEKYSEELATRPEIIALTKCEGLDEEIIAMQSTALHNVANGSPVVVISSQTHAGVTELLRLLRREVTNYRVREAERTEEEGDDLPVIALDAQAASDAWTVERVVGAEPENVDDEEMISFIIHGAKIEKFARRTNFDQFESVNRLRDIMRKMGITHELIRQGAVGETVVQIGESKPFTLVE, from the coding sequence ATGTTTGTAGATACAGCGAAAGTGTTAGTGCGAGCTGGCAAGGGCGGCAACGGCGCAGTCAGTTTTCGGCATGAGAAGTATGTTGATAAGGGTGGTCCTGATGGTGGCGACGGCGGACGTGGTGGTGATGTTGTGTTTTTGGCAACCAAAGACCTGAATACACTGCTGAATTTTCGCTACAGGCCAGAACTAAAAGCAGAGAATGGCGGTGACGGCAGTAAGCGTAATAAGCGTGGCAAAAGTGGCTCGCCGCTGGTTATCAAAGTACCAATGGGTACATTGGTCAAGCGCGACGGCGAGGTAGTTGCAGATTTGACGGCAGACCAGCAACAAGCGGTTGTTGCCCGTGGCGGTGACGGTGGCTTTGGTAACGCGCACTTTACGTCCAGTACGCGCCAAGCACCAAAGATGGCTGAGCTTGGCGAGGCGGGTGAAGAATTTGAGGCTGAGCTGGAATTGAAATTATTGGCCGACGTTGGCTTGGTTGGTTTCCCTAATGCTGGTAAATCGACATTCTTGAGCGTGGTTTCTAATGCTCGGCCGGAAATTGCCAATTATGAATTTACGACCTTGACGCCAAATTTGGGCGTAGCGGATGTTGATGATGGTTCAGTGTTGATTGCTGACATCCCGGGGTTGATTGAAGGCGCTTCGGAAGGTAAGGGTTTGGGCGATCAGTTCCTGCGCCACGTTGAGCGGACAGCCGTGTTGCTCCACATGATTGATGCGTATAGTGACGACCCAGCGGAAAAATACCAGACTATTCGCCGTGAGCTGGAAAAATATTCCGAGGAATTGGCGACGCGCCCAGAGATTATCGCTTTGACGAAATGTGAAGGATTGGATGAAGAAATCATTGCCATGCAGTCGACAGCGTTACACAATGTAGCCAATGGTTCGCCAGTGGTGGTGATCTCCTCTCAGACGCATGCCGGCGTGACTGAGCTGCTACGCCTACTGCGTCGTGAGGTCACGAATTATCGAGTACGGGAAGCTGAGCGGACTGAAGAAGAGGGAGACGATTTGCCGGTAATCGCGCTGGACGCACAAGCAGCATCTGATGCCTGGACGGTAGAGCGGGTGGTCGGTGCGGAGCCTGAAAATGTAGACGATGAAGAGATGATTAGTTTTATTATCCACGGTGCTAAAATTGAAAAGTTTGCTCGCCGTACTAACTTTGATCAATTTGAATCGGTCAATCGCCTGCGCGACATCATGCGAAAAATGGGTATCACTCACGAGCTAATCCGTCAGGGTGCAGTCGGCGAGACCGTGGTGCAGATTGGCGAATCGAAGCCGTTTACGTTGGTTGAGTAG
- a CDS encoding LysM peptidoglycan-binding domain-containing protein, translating to MTHETNKVSVDQLAAANAVTDLAETVNLPTAGDLREATATLSIKKELAQGDTEVISKPQIIQPEKSAQRGIKTYVTKQGDTIDSIAKKFNVTAQTVRWANNTTSDAVEAGKTLIIPMVDGVVYTVKDGDTVEKLAEKYKANPERVALYNDLANGAALAKDTRIVLPGGVLPENEQPGYVASRSGRRGYAGRTTGGAVSGISYGYARASVGNRYALGNCTWYVYERRAALGRPIGSFWGNATSWAASARAAGFVVNHTPAPGAIFQTTWGGGGLGHVGMVERVEGGTIYVSDMNYAGYNVVTHRTIPMSEVGRYNFIH from the coding sequence GTGACACATGAGACAAATAAGGTTTCAGTAGATCAACTGGCGGCTGCTAATGCGGTAACCGATCTGGCTGAGACGGTCAATCTGCCAACTGCCGGTGATTTACGTGAAGCGACGGCAACGCTGTCAATCAAAAAAGAGTTGGCTCAGGGTGATACGGAGGTTATTTCTAAGCCACAGATTATCCAGCCTGAGAAATCAGCTCAGCGCGGCATCAAGACTTATGTCACTAAGCAGGGCGATACAATTGACTCGATTGCTAAGAAGTTTAATGTGACGGCCCAGACGGTGCGCTGGGCGAACAATACGACATCTGATGCGGTTGAAGCTGGCAAAACATTGATTATCCCGATGGTTGACGGCGTGGTCTACACTGTTAAGGACGGCGACACCGTCGAAAAATTGGCAGAAAAGTATAAAGCAAATCCTGAACGAGTGGCATTGTATAACGACTTGGCAAATGGGGCGGCACTAGCCAAAGATACACGAATTGTTCTGCCGGGTGGCGTATTGCCAGAAAATGAGCAGCCAGGTTACGTGGCGTCCCGCTCTGGCCGTCGGGGCTATGCAGGGCGGACAACGGGCGGCGCAGTCAGTGGTATCAGCTATGGTTACGCTCGAGCATCAGTTGGCAACCGATACGCTCTTGGCAACTGTACATGGTACGTGTACGAGCGGCGGGCAGCACTTGGTCGACCAATTGGTAGCTTCTGGGGCAACGCGACGTCGTGGGCAGCAAGTGCTCGGGCGGCAGGCTTTGTCGTTAATCATACACCGGCACCAGGGGCAATCTTCCAGACAACATGGGGCGGCGGCGGTCTTGGCCACGTTGGTATGGTCGAGCGGGTTGAAGGTGGCACGATCTACGTTAGTGATATGAATTATGCGGGGTATAACGTCGTGACGCATCGAACGATCCCGATGTCTGAAGTTGGTCGGTACAACTTTATTCACTAG
- a CDS encoding DUF11 domain-containing protein encodes MRNLSSLFRSLSLRHYAVLAMVAVATVVPTTLWALDSNHSTNTNTQTPTNTKPTPVYRCNALSIDQFSATNFKFSVKYAARDGATYKTTIYKVYDAKGKEVYQTGNEFKGFTPGTYTVKAFIVVDVNGKEEMVTSDACAKQATVPGETPDPKPKPTPIPKPVDPKPEPIPDKPPKITLGFAVKTTVDGAQHKKVTVNKTFTYRVTVTNTGTATIHDTYVTNTAPQGVAYLKASAGTIQNNTWQTLIGELKPNESKTFTVDAIVKQYVAGTLTSTTCIKSDQISLEGHNNCSGATIEVAKPQAPAPQPKPQPTPQPKPAPTDPKQPTPTQPVNPTRPATPVPEPKTPDQPKQPSTNDNQQSPSASGGTQTTNPPAAPTTVGELPRTGNATDTLVGGLGLGALLTAGVAYLISRRHV; translated from the coding sequence ATGCGAAATTTGTCATCACTATTCCGCTCATTGTCACTGCGCCACTATGCAGTTCTAGCGATGGTTGCGGTAGCGACAGTAGTGCCAACCACATTATGGGCACTAGATTCCAATCATTCGACTAATACCAATACGCAAACACCGACGAATACGAAACCTACGCCAGTTTATCGTTGTAATGCGCTCAGTATTGATCAGTTTTCAGCTACTAATTTCAAGTTTTCAGTCAAGTACGCTGCCCGTGATGGTGCGACATATAAAACGACGATCTACAAGGTCTACGATGCTAAGGGTAAAGAGGTGTATCAAACTGGTAACGAATTCAAGGGCTTCACACCGGGCACATACACGGTCAAAGCCTTTATTGTCGTTGATGTGAATGGTAAAGAAGAAATGGTGACCAGCGATGCCTGCGCTAAGCAGGCCACAGTCCCTGGCGAAACACCGGATCCAAAACCAAAGCCAACGCCAATTCCGAAACCAGTTGATCCGAAACCTGAACCAATCCCAGATAAACCACCAAAAATTACACTGGGGTTTGCCGTCAAAACTACTGTTGATGGCGCACAACACAAAAAAGTCACCGTCAACAAGACCTTTACCTACCGAGTAACTGTTACCAACACAGGGACCGCCACTATACATGACACGTATGTTACCAATACCGCACCACAAGGGGTAGCCTACCTAAAGGCATCCGCTGGTACAATTCAAAATAATACCTGGCAGACGCTGATTGGTGAGCTCAAGCCAAATGAATCGAAAACATTTACTGTCGACGCTATTGTCAAGCAATATGTCGCGGGCACACTGACTAGTACAACCTGCATCAAGAGTGATCAAATTTCGCTCGAGGGCCATAACAACTGCAGTGGTGCTACTATAGAGGTGGCCAAGCCGCAGGCCCCAGCTCCGCAGCCAAAACCACAGCCAACGCCGCAACCAAAACCAGCGCCGACCGATCCGAAACAGCCGACACCGACCCAACCAGTAAATCCGACTCGGCCGGCTACACCGGTGCCTGAACCAAAAACACCAGACCAACCGAAACAGCCATCGACCAACGATAATCAGCAGTCACCTTCAGCATCGGGCGGCACACAAACCACTAACCCACCTGCCGCACCGACGACCGTTGGCGAACTGCCACGGACCGGTAATGCCACCGACACGCTCGTTGGTGGGCTGGGTCTTGGTGCCCTGCTCACTGCTGGGGTCGCCTACCTCATCAGTCGACGTCACGTATAA